Proteins encoded in a region of the Deltaproteobacteria bacterium RIFCSPHIGHO2_02_FULL_44_16 genome:
- a CDS encoding succinate dehydrogenase flavoprotein subunit, with protein sequence MTIKPKIIVVGGGLAGLTAVIKAVDAGGSVELFSIVPVRRSHSVCAQGGINAALNSKGDGDSPEEHFRDTCYGGDFLAHQSPIRAMCEAAPGIVYLFDRMGVQFNRTPEGMIDQRAFGGAKKRRTAFAGSTTGQQLMYALDEQVRRCEVMEQVQKYENWEFMSLIRDSEGRCRGITAIDLKSMETRAFPADAVILATGGYGTLYGRCTGSTHNNGAAASQAYLQGAIFANPEFVQIHPTAIPGYDKMRLMSEACRGEGGRIWVPRNGKPWYFLEEWYPAYGNTVPRDIASRAIWKVVKEMGLGVDGQEVVYLDLTHIDRKRLEARLGGIIEIYEKFVGDDPRRTPMKIFPAVHYTMGGLWVDDKHMTNIPGFFAAGEVDYQYHGANRLGANSLLSTIYSGQISGPAAVTYSKGVSKPTAEISSSVFQEEKERQDTWNRKLLNLNGYENSRKIKNDLADVMTNNVYVERHNPHLETVNGKIDELKERFLHCSIADKGMWANDQLPFMRSLWVQFELGRIVAQGALNRNESRGAHYKPDFPKRNDAEWMRTTKVSYAENKPVFDYSETIMIDGVEPIERRYDVERK encoded by the coding sequence ATGACAATAAAACCAAAAATCATTGTTGTTGGTGGAGGACTTGCTGGTCTCACTGCCGTCATTAAAGCCGTCGACGCTGGCGGGAGTGTTGAACTCTTTTCGATCGTTCCCGTGCGCCGCTCTCACTCTGTCTGCGCGCAAGGTGGTATCAATGCAGCCCTCAATTCAAAAGGGGATGGGGATTCTCCTGAAGAACATTTTCGCGACACCTGTTATGGCGGCGATTTTTTAGCGCATCAATCTCCAATCCGCGCGATGTGCGAAGCTGCACCAGGCATTGTCTATCTCTTCGATCGCATGGGAGTTCAGTTCAATCGCACCCCTGAGGGGATGATCGATCAGCGCGCATTTGGCGGGGCGAAAAAACGCCGTACGGCGTTTGCAGGTTCTACGACAGGACAACAGCTCATGTATGCGCTTGATGAACAGGTGCGACGATGTGAAGTGATGGAGCAAGTTCAGAAATATGAGAACTGGGAATTTATGTCGCTGATTCGCGATTCCGAAGGACGTTGTCGCGGGATCACCGCGATCGACTTGAAGAGCATGGAGACAAGAGCATTTCCCGCAGATGCGGTCATCTTAGCGACGGGCGGCTATGGAACGCTGTACGGTCGGTGCACCGGTTCGACCCACAACAACGGAGCAGCAGCTTCGCAAGCGTATCTTCAAGGAGCGATTTTTGCGAATCCCGAGTTTGTCCAAATTCATCCGACGGCAATTCCTGGGTACGACAAGATGCGTCTTATGTCGGAGGCGTGTCGTGGCGAGGGTGGCCGCATTTGGGTGCCGCGCAACGGAAAGCCCTGGTATTTTTTAGAAGAGTGGTATCCCGCTTATGGAAATACTGTTCCTCGCGACATCGCCTCGCGCGCGATTTGGAAAGTGGTGAAAGAGATGGGGCTAGGTGTTGACGGACAGGAAGTCGTCTATCTTGATCTCACCCATATTGATCGCAAACGTTTGGAAGCTCGGCTTGGCGGTATCATCGAAATTTATGAAAAGTTTGTCGGAGATGATCCCCGCCGCACGCCGATGAAAATTTTCCCCGCGGTTCACTACACCATGGGCGGACTCTGGGTTGATGACAAACACATGACCAATATTCCAGGATTTTTTGCGGCAGGTGAAGTCGACTATCAATATCATGGCGCCAATCGTCTCGGTGCAAACTCGCTCCTCTCCACCATTTACAGTGGCCAAATTTCAGGGCCTGCGGCCGTTACTTATAGTAAGGGAGTCAGCAAGCCGACTGCAGAAATTTCATCGTCGGTTTTTCAAGAAGAAAAAGAGAGACAAGATACCTGGAATCGAAAACTTCTCAATTTGAATGGCTACGAAAATTCGCGAAAGATTAAAAATGATCTTGCCGATGTGATGACCAATAATGTCTACGTTGAGCGTCACAACCCACATCTTGAAACCGTGAATGGAAAAATCGATGAACTCAAAGAACGATTTCTTCACTGCTCTATTGCAGATAAAGGGATGTGGGCAAATGATCAGCTTCCGTTTATGCGATCGCTCTGGGTTCAATTTGAGCTCGGTCGCATTGTAGCGCAAGGAGCGCTCAATCGGAATGAAAGTCGCGGAGCACATTATAAACCTGATTTTCCGAAGCGTAATGACGCCGAATGGATGCGAACAACAAAAGTTTCGTACGCTGAGAACAAACCGGTTTTTGATTACAGCGAAACAATTATGATCGACGGTGTTGAACCGATCGAGCGAAGATATGATGTGGAGAGAAAATAA
- a CDS encoding phosphoenolpyruvate carboxykinase (ATP), producing the protein MTNSFGLDHLGFTPKKEIFHNLTVDELITQSLQRGEGVLAENKALVVSTGARTGRSPKDRFVVQDVVTQPQLWWGSVNQPITPEVFERQWKRALEHLSQRDLFLFDGFAGADKKYRLPVRVVTEKAWQSLFARTLFLRPTKEELSTHKAEFTVVNACGLPAIPGQDGATSDVFIGLDFSGKRVLILGTHYAGEVKKSIFAILNYLLPQKNVFPMHCSANVGAKKDTALFFGLSGTGKTTLSADPTRRLIGDDEHGWSETGVFNFEGGCYAKVINLSKEAEPQIWNAIGHGSVLENVVIDPKTKAVKYEDGSMTENTRATYPVDNIPNCVLSGVGTEPKNIFFLTCDAYGILPPIAKLTPEMAMYHFLSGYTAKVAGTEAGITEPQATFSPCFGGPFLPLHPAKYAHMLGKKLEKSSARCWLVNTGWSGGPYGVGKRMKIQLTRSLLDAALTGKLENVTTTPHEIFQVLIPNEVPGVEKNLLHTRNTWTDKTAYDAKAKELAAMFSKNFEKYASEASPAVKAAGPKY; encoded by the coding sequence ATGACAAACTCTTTTGGCTTGGATCATCTGGGATTTACTCCCAAAAAAGAAATTTTTCACAACCTCACAGTTGATGAACTGATCACGCAATCGCTTCAGCGCGGTGAAGGCGTGCTTGCTGAAAATAAAGCGCTTGTTGTGAGTACAGGAGCAAGGACCGGTCGTAGTCCAAAAGACCGCTTTGTTGTTCAAGATGTCGTGACGCAGCCACAGCTCTGGTGGGGGAGTGTGAATCAACCGATCACCCCCGAAGTTTTTGAACGTCAATGGAAGCGTGCGCTGGAGCACCTTTCACAGCGAGATCTTTTTCTTTTTGATGGTTTTGCAGGAGCTGACAAAAAATATCGCTTGCCGGTTCGTGTCGTTACAGAAAAAGCGTGGCAGAGTCTTTTTGCTCGAACGCTTTTTTTGCGACCAACCAAAGAAGAACTTTCAACGCACAAAGCGGAGTTTACGGTTGTCAATGCATGCGGGCTTCCCGCCATTCCAGGACAAGATGGCGCGACCTCCGATGTTTTTATTGGACTCGATTTTTCAGGAAAACGTGTTTTGATTTTGGGAACGCATTATGCAGGTGAAGTAAAGAAAAGTATTTTTGCGATTCTGAATTATTTGCTTCCACAAAAAAATGTTTTTCCCATGCACTGTTCCGCAAATGTCGGAGCAAAAAAAGACACCGCTCTTTTCTTTGGTCTTTCAGGCACAGGAAAAACAACGCTTTCCGCTGATCCCACACGTCGACTTATTGGCGATGATGAGCATGGTTGGAGTGAGACTGGCGTCTTCAACTTTGAAGGGGGTTGTTACGCAAAAGTCATCAATCTTTCAAAAGAAGCGGAGCCCCAGATTTGGAATGCGATCGGACATGGAAGTGTTTTAGAAAATGTGGTGATCGATCCAAAAACAAAAGCGGTCAAATATGAAGATGGTTCGATGACGGAAAATACGCGAGCAACGTATCCAGTTGATAATATTCCGAACTGTGTTCTTTCTGGGGTTGGCACGGAGCCAAAGAATATTTTCTTTCTCACCTGCGATGCGTACGGCATTCTTCCTCCAATCGCGAAGTTAACACCGGAAATGGCCATGTATCATTTTCTCTCTGGTTACACCGCGAAAGTTGCGGGAACCGAAGCTGGCATTACCGAACCGCAAGCGACCTTCTCGCCCTGTTTTGGTGGACCTTTCCTGCCACTGCATCCAGCAAAATACGCTCATATGTTAGGTAAAAAATTAGAAAAGAGTAGCGCTCGCTGCTGGTTGGTGAATACGGGTTGGAGTGGTGGACCGTATGGTGTTGGCAAACGCATGAAAATTCAACTAACGCGTTCGCTCTTGGATGCAGCACTTACAGGAAAATTGGAGAACGTAACAACAACTCCTCACGAAATTTTTCAAGTGCTCATTCCCAACGAAGTCCCAGGTGTTGAGAAAAATCTTTTGCACACTCGAAACACATGGACTGATAAAACTGCCTATGATGCAAAAGCCAAAGAACTCGCCGCGATGTTTTCCAAAAATTTCGAGAAGTACGCCTCCGAGGCAAGTCCCGCCGTGAAGGCCGCCGGCCCAAAATATTGA